In Candidatus Electrothrix scaldis, the genomic window GAAACAGCACTTTTCGGTGTTTTTTACTATCAACTGATAACTATTTTCAGAATTTTTGGTTTTCTACAACACCAAATGGTTAGTCATTTGAGCCAAAAAGATCAATTGCAGGATTTAGGTATATCAATTGTAGATTTCAAATTGAGTGTTATTCGCTCGAACCGCTCTACTTTTAATCCGGTAAAAATAGACCCCATAATTACCACCACATTAACAGGAGCAGTTTAGACAAATAGCACTTAAAGTGAAATGAAGTATTGGCACTTTTTCAATACCCTAGCTTTGATTTAGAAGAGCCGCACCCAATTGATTTGCAACCCTCCGGGTGAAGTACCATGAAGAAGAAAAAAAACACGACCTATCGAAAAAGTGACCTGAAAATTAATTATATTGACATAACTGACGACTGTTTGACCAGTCGGTCAGGTCTGTCTCTTTTTATAGCGTACCTGCATGGTATTTCATTATTCCCTATTATTGAGAGTTTGTTCGGCGATCTGAGAAAAAGCAAAAAAAGGTGCATCGGCGGTTGAGATATTCAAGCAGATATTCTGTTTCATGATGGACGGAACCAGTCGACATCTGGTGTACTTTGACGATCTTAAGGCAGATAAGGGCTATGCCGCCTGTATAGAGACATCAGAGGATGACATGGCCTCCTCGCATACAATCAAGCGTTTTTTCGGCAATTTTTCTTTTGTTAAAGTGTTTGTTTTTCGACGTCTGCTGCAGAAACTGTTCATTTGGCGATTGAATATAACCAAGCCAGCCGTTGTTGAACTCGGCATTGATACAATGGTTATGGAAAACGATGACGCAGAGTGTCGACATGGAGTAAAACCGACCTATAAAAAAAAGAAAGGATTCCAGCCGTTACAGATGAACTGGGGAAGATTTTTTTGTAGATGCGGTTTTTCGCGGTGGTGATAAGCACTCGAATCACGGTGACACTGTCCAAAAAATGATATTGCATATTGTGAATCGCATCAGAAAGGAATATCGACATGATGTCCCGATTGTTATCCGAATGGACAGTGGTTTTTTCGACCAGAAGATTTTTGAATTTTGTGAGCAACTTGGTGTTGGTTATATCTGTGGTGGGAAGATGTATAAAGATATAAAAGAATTTGCAAGTGAGACAACCCGTTGGAGGCGTTTTGCCGCACCCGGTAAGAAAGATATTTGGGAGTATGCGGAATTCGGCACTAAAAGGGGTAATTGGAAGCAATTTCGACGTGCTATATACTGTCGCCTGTGCAACCACGGGTCTCAGCTTCGGCTTCCAGGAACTGGTCCAGACACCGTGATCATTACAAATCTTGGGCGTGGCGGAACTATTGACGAACTTCTTGAAAAGGCGGGAGTTATGTCAGAATATGTAAGTGCCAACGCTATTGTTGCAGGGTATCATGTACGCGGTAGCGACGAGTTGGTTAACCGAGGTTTCAAGGATTTTGGCCATGAACAACTGCCGTTCACTCGATTCACTCCAAACGCTGCGTGGTATTACATGCTACTGGTCGGCTTTTTTCTTTTTGAATCATTCAAAGAGGATGCAGCTTCTCCCGTAGTTTCAATAACAGCCTATGCATCAACAGTGCGCCGTCAACTGATAGATGTAGCGGGTAAAATTGTCAGGCACAGCGGTCAGGTTGTATTAAAAGTGGCCCGGTGTGCTTTTGAAGGGCTTCAATTAGCCGAAATGTTAAAAAGGTGTATTGAGCCCCCTGTGTTACAACACTAGGTGAGCATCTCTGGCAATTCTCAATTTGAATTCAGACAGGATAAGTGCGCCCAATTTTCATGAAAACTGCGGAAATTGGCCCCAAAACGTAACGGATCTGAAGAAAAGCTATATTCAGAGGTGTTTTTGTTTTCCCCTGAGAACCAATTTTTAAAAAATTGAGCTTTTCTTACCGGAATTGCTTTACCCAGACCATGAATCGCTCAATTTAGGTAAGCATAATGAATTACTATTTCTCATCAAGAGGATTGAGAACCACCGATGGCAAAGAATGTATTATTGATTATTCGCGTTTTTCTAGGTCAGATATCGGTATATTAGATGAGAATAGGCTAAATGAGCAGGAGGGCATTAAAACTCTCAGTAACTATGGTAATAATGCTGCTCAATATATTACACAGTATGTTTGCGATACAGATAATACAAGGGGGTATGTTGAGTATAACACTTCTGTTGACTGGAACTGCAATGGGTGCGGCTCTTCTAAATCAAAGCTAGGGTATTGAAAAAGTGCCAATACTTCATTTCACTTTAAGTGCTATTTGTCTAAACTGCTCCTGTTAATGTGGTGGTAATTATGGGGTCTATTTTTACCGGATTAAAAGTAGAGCGGTTCGAGCGAATAACACTCAATTTGAAATCTACAATTGATATATTATAAATATGTTAACATCAAAACAGAAGAGCCGCACCCAACTGCAATGGAATAATTGACGACCAGCAGATTAGTATAAATATAAATAATCCCGGAAGAACCACTTTTTCCGAACCAATAAACCGTCTTTTGCGATCACTAACAAGTTACAATGACTGGGAAGGGCTGGTGTATAGTTACGGCTCAATAGGAGGGCTGGCTGTAGATGAGCTAACGCCGCAGAAAACTTTTATGGAGGAGGAAATAATACATGATCCTTCTGGGATATTTCCGTATGATGTCTCTATTCAATGCGACAATAGCCAATCTGTTGGTATTGGTGGCAGCAAACTATATACTTTCAGGATTAACAACCTTGGCTCAATGCCGGATACTTATAGCTTGTCATTAGAAAGCAAAAAAGGCTGGGGAAAATTCGACGCGATACCAGAACAGATAACGGTTTCTCCCGGTGAAAGCATTGAGCTTGAAATTACAGTAGAAATCCCCGGTGATACCTACCTGATGGATAAAGACGTTATATGGCTATATGTAGACAGTAAGATGAATCCTAATATGGGGGTAAGCGGTTTTGTTAATATCATAGCTGTTGAAAATAATTCCCCTGTAGTAGATGCAGGACTAGACCTGACTGTTTATGAAGGGGAGGTTGCCCTACTATCAGGGAGCTTTACCGATTCCGATTTTCAGGATACTCATACCGTTCAGATAGACTGGAATGACGGACAGATAGAGGGTGTTCCGATTGGTGTGGGTAATATAATTTCAAGCAGTCATTTATATCAAGAGGCTGGTACATATACAGCTATAGTAAGCGTAACCGATGATAAAGGTGGAACTGGAACCGACTCAATACAGGTCACAGTAATTCCTGATCGGGACAGAGATGGCGTGATCGACTCAGAAGACGCTTTCCCGGATGATCCGACAGAATGGCTGGATACTGATTCTGACGGCATCGGCAATAATGCGGACACAGATGACGATAATGATGGAATGCCGGATGACTATGAAAATGCTAACGGCTTTGATCCTCTTTATCCCGCTGATGCACAGCAGGATAAAGATAATGATGGATTCACTAATATTGAGGAATATCTGTACGGAAGTGACCCGGCGGACTCCTCATCCATCCCCATTCAATGTGCCACCACGGTACCGGATGATTTCACCCGCATTCAGGATGCAGCCAACTACGTCGCCATCACCGATTTC contains:
- a CDS encoding PKD domain-containing protein → MRSLTSYNDWEGLVYSYGSIGGLAVDELTPQKTFMEEEIIHDPSGIFPYDVSIQCDNSQSVGIGGSKLYTFRINNLGSMPDTYSLSLESKKGWGKFDAIPEQITVSPGESIELEITVEIPGDTYLMDKDVIWLYVDSKMNPNMGVSGFVNIIAVENNSPVVDAGLDLTVYEGEVALLSGSFTDSDFQDTHTVQIDWNDGQIEGVPIGVGNIISSSHLYQEAGTYTAIVSVTDDKGGTGTDSIQVTVIPDRDRDGVIDSEDAFPDDPTEWLDTDSDGIGNNADTDDDNDGMPDDYENANGFDPLYPADAQQDKDNDGFTNIEEYLYGSDPADSSSIPIQCATTVPDDFTRIQDAANYVAITDFGGNVCVQPGTYVEPKLKLQDGVYLVALSNDPAATIIDGNGKDDVITFQGVRVGGVVGFTLRNSKKNGNAAAINIAGAKQMPLIVRNIITDNRHGIRLQGNVMPLLINNTIADNKGDGISAGGNSPATVINNIVVNNKGDGIVSKGKAIDELAHNDVYNNKGGNYVRITAGEGGISLDPRFTEGYQLASDSPCIGTGLTLAGEAVDMGAYGNSSARLINETATAMFSDSDKDGIDDAWELLFFGNLSTADSTSDFDQDGYSDMQEYQNNLHHQVDPEGNSFDLTGKNEPNGQGYVSGTKVQNNFIYAIIQLLLGKEKEPETTRP